From one Musa acuminata AAA Group cultivar baxijiao chromosome BXJ2-6, Cavendish_Baxijiao_AAA, whole genome shotgun sequence genomic stretch:
- the LOC103987274 gene encoding retinoblastoma-related protein → MSPGVGVAHMEDPKPLISSADDRGGDRIVDRFADLCKGLALGGNTEREAMNVFKEGKNLFFASVTSFGSRSPEEIGRYWSAFVLYCVRRLSTGEAQEGQKEGRITLCQILRACDLAIVDFFNELPLFPLKAGHILTDLYGSDWDKRLELKELQENVTQLIDLSKFYDKAFGEFFSTSNMRRKDQDSAASGSVGNVQDFYRFGWLLFLALRTHVFTHCKNLAICTNGLVSILAILILHVPIGFRNFSVKDMSLFVKQSNGRVNLLASLSEIYHTSEDDLKRSMEVTYSLIIDILKKNPCCASGCKTENLDHIDTEGLKVFEDLLEEKSLQSSLEILEKDYSDLLNAKYELDERIFINTEDSLLDAKNMSGGTTRLFSTKSNLDDLASPARWAASLLTPHSPPLLNGSLNCNSKIAPTPVSTAMTTAKWLREFISPLHSKPSAELEHFLTSCDQDITSTVTRRANIILEAIFPSSSFGERSISGSLQSVNMTEDVAWAQERKMEALKLYYKVLREICLAESRFLNHNNLTSLLSNERFHRCMLACSAELVLATHKTVILMFPAVLDRTGLTAFDMSRVIETFIRYEETLPRELKRHLNSLEERLLESMAWERGSSLYNSLIVARPALAAEINSLGLLAEPMPSLDAIGMHHDNSIADLLPELSQKAVTCPDNRGDARSPKRPCTENRSLFVQCNSTPTRKEHMLTFNYLKFKTPPLQSKFASPSQPNPAGGEICAETVIRVFCNKILKLAAIRIKSLGEKLQLSQQILEYVYRMFQQILCQRTSLFFNRHIDQIILCSLYGVAKVCRVDLTFKSIVNYYKTQPQCKPHVVKNIFVAVPSANRNGRMVQEYVNIITFYNQIFIPSVKPLLVELVPAGVAAEDKNHADSQVPGSPKLSSFPNLPDMSPKKVSAAHNVYVSPLRQTKMDALISPSSRSFYACIGESTHAYRSPSSDLTAINNRLNGGDGRNLKGRINFDIVSDSVVARILGKNSSASSDARATTNLPMKRDEPDP, encoded by the exons ATGAGCCCCGGCGTGGGTGTCGCGCATATGGAGGACCCCAAGCCTCTGATTTCTTCTGCAGATGATCGAGGCGGCGATAGAATTGTCGATCGATTCGCCGATCTGTGCAAG GGATTGGCTCTTGGTGGCAATACCGAGAGAGAAGCGATGAATGTGTTTAAAGAAGGCAAAAATCTGTTCTTTGCTTCTGTGACATCATTTGGTAGCAGATCG CCGGAAGAGATCGGAAGATACTGGTCAGCATTTGTTCTCTACTGCGTGCGGAGATTGAGCACAGGCGAGGCACAGGAGGGCCAAAAGGAAGGCAGGATTACTTTGTGTCAGATCTTGAGAGCTTGCGATCTGGC AATTGTGGATTTCTTCAACGAATTGCCGTTGTTTCCTCTCAAGGCAGGCCATATTCTGACCGATCTTTATGGCTCTGACTGGGACAAGAGGCTTGAG TTGAAGGAATTGCAGGAGAATGTTACACAGTTAATTGATCTCAGCAA GTTCTATGACAAGGCATTTGGGGAGTTTTTTTCCACTTCTAACATGAGGAGGAAAGATCAAGATTCTGCAGCTTCTGGCAGTGTGGGAAATGTCCAGGACTTCTACCGCTTTGGATGGTTGCTATTCTTAGCACTTCGCACGCATGTTTTTACCCATTGCAAAAATTTAGCGATATGCACCAATGGACTAGTCTCTATATTG GCCATACTCATTCTTCATGTGCCTATAGGATTCAGGAATTTCTCTGTCAAAGACATGTCCCTCTTTG TTAAGCAATCAAATGGCAGAGTGAACCTTCTTGCTTCTTTATCTGAAATTTATCATACTTCTGAAGATGATTTGAAGAGATCAATGGAAGTAACTTACTCTCTAATAATAGATATTTTGAAGAAGAATCCGTGCTGTGCTTCAGGATGCAAAACAGAAAATTTAGACCACATTGATACAG AAGGACTGAAGGTTTTTGAGGATTTGCTGGAGGAGAAGTCATTGCAATCAAGTTTGGAAATTTTAGAAAAAGATTATAGTGATTTATTGAACGCTAAGTATGAGCTCGATGAACGCATTTTCATAAACACTGAAGATAGTTTACTTGATGCTAAAAACATGTCTGGAGGCACAACTAGGTTATTCAGCACTAAG TCGAATTTGGATGACTTAGCCTCTCCTGCACGGTGGGCAGCTAGCCTTTTGACTCCTCATTCTCCTCCACTGTTAAATGGTTCGCTCAATTGTAACTCTAAGATAGCTCCAACACCTGTAAGCACAGCAATGACAACTGCGAAGTGGCTTCGAGAATTTATTTCCCCTCTTCATTCCAAACCTTCAGCAGAACTTGAGCACTTCCTTACATCTTGTGATCAAGACATTACTAGCACTGTGACCCGAAGGGCCAACATAATACTGGAGGCAATTTTTCCAAGTAGTTCTTTTGGAGAACGATCCATTTCTGGGAGTCTTCAGAGTGTTAACATGACTGAAGACGTGGCATGGGCACAAGAGAGAAAAATGGAGGCCCTTAAGTTGTACTATAAGGTGTTGAGGGAAATCTGTCTAGCAGAATCACGATTCCTGAATCATAATAATCTTACATCACTATTATCCAATGAGCGTTTTCATCGGTGCATGCTTGCTTGTTCTGCAGAATTAGTTTTGGCAACACACAAGACAGTTATTTTGATGTTTCCTGCTGTCCTGGATAGAACTGGATTAACAGCTTTTGATATGAGCAGGGTGATTGAGACTTTCATTAGATACGAAGAGACTCTACCAAGAGAGTTAAAGAGACATCTGAATTCTTTGGAAGAGCGACTCCTTGAAAGCATGGCATGGGAGAGGGGTTCATCGTTATACAATTCTTTGATCGTTGCTAGGCCAGCTCTTGCTGCAGAAATAAATAGCCTGGGGCTATTAGCTGAACCAATGCCATCTCTTGATGCAATTGGAATGCATCATGATAATTCAATTGCAGACTTGCTTCCTGAGCTCTCCCAAAAAGCAGTTACTTGTCCAG ATAACAGGGGCGATGCCAGATCACCAAAGAGACCATGCACCGAAAACAGAAGTCTGTTTGTGCAATGTAATTCTACACCAACACGCAAGGAACACATGTTGACCTTTAATTATCTCAAATTCAAGACACCACCTCTCCAGTCCAAATTTGCAAG TCCTTCCCAACCTAACCCTGCTGGAGGGGAAATATGTGCTGAAACAGTAATTAGAGTTTTCTGCAATAAA ATTCTGAAGTTAGCTGCTATAAGGATCAAAAGCTTGGGTGAGAAGCTACAGCTGTCTCAGCAAATTTTGGAATATGTCTACCGTATGTTTCAACAAATCCTTTGTCAAAGGACATCTCTTTTTTTCAACCGACACATTGATCAAATTATTCTGTGCAGCTTGTATGGAGTTGCTAAG GTTTGTCGTGTAGATCTGACCTTCAAGAGTATTGTCAATTATTACAAGACTCAACCACAGTGTAAACCTCATGTTGTCAAAAACATCTTTGTCGCTGTGCCATCAGCAAATCGAAATGGG AGAATGGTCCAGGAATATGTGAATATTATTACTTTCTACAATCAAATATTTATTCCATCTGTAAAGCCTTTGTTGGTGGAGCTAGTCCCAGCCGGAGTTGCTGCAGAAGATAAGAATCATGCTGACA GTCAAGTTCCTGGGTCACCTAAGTTGTCCTCATTCCCAAATCTTCCTGATATGTCACCAAAGAAAGTTTCTGCTGCTCATAATGTCTATGTTTCTCCCTTACGACAAACAAAG ATGGATGCTTTGATTTCTCCGAGTTCAAGGAGTTTCTATGCGTGCATCGGTGAGAGCACTCATGCTTATCGAAGTCCATCCAGTGACTTAACTGCCATCAACAACCGCCTCAATGG CGGCGATGGCAGGAATCTTAAGGGCAGAATAAATTTCGACATCGTGAGTGACTCGGTAGTCGCTCGCATTCTCGGGAAGAACAGTTCTGCTTCCTCAGATGCCCGTGCCACTACCAACTTGCCCATGAAGCGTGACGAACCTGACCCCTGA
- the LOC135614541 gene encoding multiple organellar RNA editing factor 8, chloroplastic/mitochondrial-like → MAGRTLIAKLHSISLSSRVISLSLARSSPLLRFRPLLAAAAAFDYPLLRLSSTCGAAGLRCFSTRPTTSSLNDPSPNWSNRPPKETILLDGCDFEHWLVVMEPPDPALTRDEIIDSYIKTLAEVLGSEEEARMSIYSVSTKHYFAFGCKVSEEISYKIKPLSKVRWVLPDSYLDVKNKDYGGEPFIDGKAVPYDPKYHEEWVRNNARAQERSRRNDRPRNFDRSRNFERRRENMQNFQNREAPPVPNQEFRNRDAQSAMPPNVQNPMPPRDVSAVPTRDFNAMPPNAPNYQNQIPNRSSSYRPPNAGPSYQGTGQGYPEGPGYQGGGQGYQGGNPGGNMPGGPGYQAGRPGYQGSSPGGYQGGGPAYQGSGPGYQGGNPPHQGGFSGSPSGNLGYQGGNPPYQGGFSGSPSGSSGYQGGARNYEQGGPGYQGGPPHQGRDLPGRDQ, encoded by the exons ATGGCGGGGCGAACATTGATCGCGAAGCTGCACTCCATTTCCCTCTCCTCACGGGTTATCTCGCTCTCTCTTGCCCGATCGTCCCCTCTACTCCGCTTCCGCCCCCTcctggccgccgccgccgccttcgaCTACCCACTGCTTCGCCTCAGCTCAACCTGTGGCGCCGCTGGGCTTCGGTGCTTCTCCACCCGGCCGACTACGTCTTCTCTCAATGACCCGTCGCCGAACTGGAGCAACCGCCCTCCTAAGGAGACTATCCTTCTCGATGGTTGTGACTTCGAGCATTGGCTTGTTGTCATGGAGCCCCCCGATCCGGCCCTCACCCGCGACGAAATCATCGATAGCTACATCAAGACCCTGGCCGAGGTCCTCGGCAG TGAAGAAGAAGCGAGGATGTCAATTTATTCAGTGTCGACAAAGCATTACTTTGCCTTTGGGTGTAAAGTCTCTGAGGAGATCTCGTATAAGATAAAGC CTCTGTCAAAGGTCCGTTGGGTTCTGCCCGATTCATATTTGGATGTTAAGAACAAAGATTATGGag GAGAACCATTCATAGATGGTAAAGCTGTTCCTTATGACCCTAAATACCATGAAGAATGGGTTAGGAATAATGCACGTGCACAAGAGAGGTCGAGGCGGAATGACAGGCCTCGCAATTTTGATCGGTCGAGAAATTTTGAGAGAAGAAGGGAAAACATGCAGAACTTCCAGAATAGAGAAGCACCACCAGTTCCAAACCAGGAGTTCCGGAATCGTGATGCACAGAGTGCCATGCCTCCAAATGTTCAAAATCCGATGCCTCCGAGAGATGTTTCTGCAGTGCCTACCCGTGATTTCAATGCCATGCCACCTAATGCACCAAACTACCAGAATCAAATACCTAACAGGAGCAGCAGCTATAGGCCACCAAATGCTGGACCTAGCTATCAAGGAACTGGTCAAGGCTATCCAGAAGGTCCGGGTTATCAAGGTGGTGGTCAAGGATACCAGGGTGGTAACCCTGGAGGCAATATGCCAGGTGGTCCTGGTTATCAAGCAGGACGGCCTGGTTATCAGGGAAGCAGTCCTGGTGGATATCAAGGAGGTGGCCCTGCATATCAAGGCAGTGGCCCTGGTTATCAGGGAGGCAATCCACCTCATCAAGGTGGCTTCTCTGGCTCCCCGTCAGGAAACCTTGGTTATCAGGGAGGTAATCCACCTTATCAAGGTGGCTTCTCTGGCTCCCCATCAGGCAGCTCTGGTTACCAAGGAGGTGCCCGCAACTACGAGCAAGGTGGACCTGGGTATCAAGGGGGTCCTCCTCATCAAGGAAGAGACTTGCCTGGAAGAGATCAATAG
- the LOC103987277 gene encoding probable magnesium transporter NIPA8 produces MGEWVIGAFINIIGSIAINFGTNLLKLGHDQRERHSMLSRDGTNSKLNVKSIIHFQTWRIGLLLFAFGNCLNFVSFAYAAQSLLAALGSIQFVSNIAFAYFVLSKTVSVKVMVATTFIVFGNIFLVSFGNHQSPVYTPEELIAKYTSLVFLLYCFTLLLVVIINQYIYRRGEAYLAVSNHDSLYWCTLLPFSYATVSGAVGSFSVLFAKSLSNMLRLTMSSVYQFHSWFTYCMLLLFFSTAGFWMARLNEGLSLFDAILIVPMFQIAWTFFSICTGFIYFQEYQVFNILRITMFIVGMAFVFIGISLLAPDESKGSDTKEPSFPSAAQSLPTNMNRLAKLPTEEPEINDVGSFAQAALSKAKIILLKAKAAGSLSLGLGEESISASSVLVMPMVSSRTTGFRETTFDRTKFIPLRNSRWSSPSIDDNSDDDVEIQASRSLLS; encoded by the exons ATGGGCGAGTGGGTTATCGGAGCATTTATCAACATAATTGGAAGTATTGCTATAAATTTTGGGACTAATCTTCTAAAATTGGGTCATGATCAG CGAGAGAGGCACTCTATGCTTAGCCGTGATGGAACCAATAGCAAACTTAATGTGAAATCAATCATACATTTCCAGACGTGGAGAATTG GTCTTCTTTTATTTGCTTTTGGGAACTGCCTTAACTTCGTTTCCTTTGCATATGCTGCACAG TCACTTCTCGCAGCTTTGGGGTCAATTCAATTTGTTTCTAATATTGCATTTGCTTACTTTGTGCTAAGTAAGACTGTATCGGTCAA AGTCATGGTAGCGACAACATTTATTGTTTTTGGCAACATCTTTCTGGTATCTTTTGGAAATCACCAGTCACCTG tGTACACACCAGAGGAACTGATAGCAAAATACACCAGCTTAGTTTTTCTACTCTATTGCTTCACCTTATTATTGGTGGTCATCATCAATCAATATATTTACAG GAGAGGAGAAGCATATCTTGCAGTTTCTAATCATGACAGTCTCTATTGGTGCACACTGCTCCCATTCTCCTATGCCACTGTTTCTGGTGCTGTGGGATCCTTCTCAGTGTTATTTGCAAAATCCTT GTCCAACATGCTAAGACTAACCATGAGTAGCGTATATCAGTTCCACAGCTGGTTTACATATTGTATGCTGTTGTTGTTCTTTAGCACAGCAGGATTTTGG ATGGCAAGATTGAACGAAGGACTGTCTCTTTTTGATGCAATCCTTATCGTCCCCATGTTTCAGATTGCATGGACCTTCTTCTCCATCTGCACAGGATTTATATATTTCCAAGAATATCAA GTATTCAACATATTAAGGATAACAATGTTTATAGTGGGGATGGCATTTGTATTTATTGGCATTTCTTTGTTAGCACCTGATGAATCTAAAG GAAGTGACACAAAGGAGCCTTCTTTTCCTTCTGCAGCTCAAAGCCTTCCGACTAATATGAACAG ACTTGCCAAGCTGCCAACGGAAGAACCTGAAATAAATGATGTGGGTTCGTTTGCACAAGCAGCGCTTAGCAAGGCAAAGATTATCCTGTTGAAGGCAAAG GCTGCTGGTTCTCTCTCGCTGGGTCTTGGCGAGGAGTCAATAAGTGCATCTTCAGTACTCGTAATGCCTATGGTTTCTTCAAGGACAACAGGTTTCAGAGAAACAACTTTCGATCGAACAAAATTCATTCCTCTGAGAAACAGTAGATGGAGCAGCCCTTCAATAGATGATAACAGCGATGATGATGTGGAAATTCAGGCAAGCAGATCATTGCTGTCTTAA
- the LOC103987279 gene encoding uncharacterized protein At5g41620, with translation MPRHDSGVNELLEGHGGIQKRFSASPSSTSYMSKNYRFKRTVLVGKRKGSTTPVPLWRMNARSPCSAASFSETSLHQPSKGGAKESQISVSARKLANALWELNHTPSPEIIRDRHERKLPMDIMRKDRTAGSFGAGSLSYHLSNRLHSPISELCNRPRSSSHRKMLPPVHQKFHCKEHNHVISDLLSKVDLMESEACFQGLVPRSSHGGRKNYLKELQNGLVTSKELLKILVHFCGIGKQQPSAVSLATALYCQLDRALVQVNQLIQEKRSDHTGIRYIMKQLVEEKEAWQNKKREGTKVSLRSMIEELETERKLRRRAERISKKLEVELSQLKNSLVDAGKELESERRTREIIEQVCSEMIRGIGEDKAEVEELKRESAKVREELEKEREMLQLADEWREERVQMKLSEAKCQFEEKNAAVDQLRHELEAFLAAKRTEVVSTQQSVADGQDSDRQMQVVHPSRSSKLTNLTVDGRDTSGEKDQEENDGTDSEDSDLHSIELNINNGYSWSHASGATEDERKVALAKEHVSCGEFSSGRDMTKGNFARNFQHMDDNLDGGRPVGDSSLIDEAQMLDQIGDRYISAEELRDQTSAGSRIFLPHGLLNSTRQCIRQQASHSIGGQACVGSKVAEVVKAIRESESKASLVRKNKIPSQLQMATIQ, from the exons ATGCCGAGGCATGATTCAGGTGTGAACGAACTCCTGGAAGGACATGGCGGTATCCAAAAGCGATTCTCTGCTTCACCTTCATCGACATCTTATATGTCGAAGAATTATCGCTTTAAGAGAACAGTTTTGGTTGGGAAGAGGAAAGGATCAACCACGCCAGTTCCCTTGTGGAGAATGAATGCTAGATCACCATGCTCGGCTGCAAGCTTTTCTGAAACATCTCTGCACCAGCCATCCAAAGGCGGTGCCAAAGAATCCCAAATATCAGTATCAGCTCGGAAGCTAGCTAATGCTCTTTGGGAACTGAACCATACACCTTCACCAGAAATTATCAGGGATCGACATGAGAGAAAATTGCCAATGGATATCATGAGAAAAGACAGGACAGCTGGGTCTTTCGGGGCTGGTTCTCTGTCTTATCATTTATCCAACCGATTACACAGCCCTATCTCAGAA CTATGTAATCGACCTCGATCAAGTAGTCACAGGAAGATGTTGCCACCGGTTCATCAGAAGTTTCACTGTAAGGAGCACAATCATGTAATTTCCGATTTGCTGAGCAAGGTCGACTTAATGGAG TCTGAAGCATGTTTTCAAGGCCTGGTTCCAAGAAGCTCACATGGAGGAAGAAAGAATTATTTGAAGGAGTTGCAAAATGGCTTGGTGACATCAAAAGAGCTTTTAAAAATATTGGTCCATTTCTGTGGAATAGGAAAGCAGCAACCATCTGCAGTTTCTCTTGCTACAGCCCTTTACTGTCAGCTCGATCGGGCCCTTGTGCAGGTTAATCAGCTTATCCAAGAAAAAAGATCTGATCACACTGGAATTAGATACATCATGAAGCAGTTAGTGGAAGAAAAGGAAGCTTGGCAGAACAAGAAACGGGAAGGAACAAAAGTTTCTCTTCGATCCATGATTGAGGAGCTTGAGACAGAAAGAAAATTGAGAAGAAGAGCTGAGAGAATCAGTAAGAAACTCGAAGTCGAGTTATCCCAATTGAAGAATTCACTGGTGGATGCAGGTAAAGAGCTCGAGAGCGAAAGGAGAACAAGAGAAATAATTGAACAAGTTTGTAGTGAAATGATAAGGGGAATtggtgaggacaaggctgaagtaGAAGAACTGAAGAGAGAATCTGCCAAGGTACGAGAAGAGctggagaaggagagagaaatgCTCCAGCTTGCTGATGAATGGCGCGAGGAAAGAGTTCAGATGAAGCTCTCTGAAGCCAAATGCCAATTTGAGGAGAAAAATGCAGCTGTTGACCAACTGAGGCACGAGCTCGAAGCATTTCTAGCAGCTAAAAGAACAGAAGTTGTAAGTACACAACAGAGTGTCGCTGATGGCCAGGACAGTGATCGCCAAATGCAAGTGGTTCATCCAAGCAGAAGCAGCAAGTTGACTAATCTAACTGTGGATGGAAGAGACACCAGTGGAGAAAAGGATCAAGAAGAGAACGATGGGACAGACTCAGAAGATAGTGATTTGCATTCAATTGAACTCAATATTAACAATGGCTACAGTTGGAGCCATGCCTCTGGAGCGACCGAAGATGAAAGGAAAGTAGCTTTAGCTAAAGAACATGTATCCTGTGGTGAATTTTCTTCCGGCAGAGACATGACCAAAGGAAACTTTGCAAGGAACTTCCAGCATATGGATGACAATTTGGATGGAGGAAGACCAGTTGGCGACAGCAGTCTCATAGATGAGGCCCAGATGCTGGACCAAATTGGGGATCGATACATATCAGCAGAAGAATTGAGAGATCAAACTTCAGCAGGTTCTAGAATTTTTCTTCCCCATGGGCTATTGAACTCAACAAGACAATGCATCAGACAACAAGCTTCACACAGCATAGGCGGCCAGGCTTGTGTAGGATCAAAAGTTGCTGAGGTGGTGAAAGCAATTAGGGAGAGTGAATCAAAGGCAAGTTTGGTGAGGAAGAACAAGATTCCCTCCCAGTTGCAGATGGCTACCATTCAATAG